GCTCTGGAATGCCACTGTTATTACGAACGAAATGTCGCGCCGTTGGGGTAACATCGTCGTTGAGGAAATGTGGAGCGAACTCACCGTTAAAAGGATTCTCCGAATGGACGAGCATCTCAGGCTTCGGGAGTCCTGCCGCTTGTGCTTCCACCAAAACAATGGGTGCGAGTCCTCTGTCCAACAAACCCCGGTCAACGGCTTCACATCCCGCCCCAAACATGCCCAAACTCGCGAGCAGCGTCGCTTTGCCTACCTTAGTCAGAAAATCTCGCCTTGAGCCAGAAACAGTTTCAAGCGAATCTATAAAATTGAGTTTATGCCCTGCTTTATCCATTGGCTGGGGTCTGTTCTTTTGTGTGTTTACAAAGCACCATCTGAGGAAATTAGATAATCTACTCAAATAGTCCCACATTGGGCTCGCCGCGATAGAGGACAACGCGATACCGCAGATTCAAAGTTTCATCGGGTGCAAGACGGAGCGGTTCGTAGTAAACGAGCGAGGGATGGATTAAGCAGTAGTTCTCTCGATTGCGCACCCACCACGTCGTCGGATAACGCGGATTGTCCGGGTGATCGACGATGGCGACACCGTAGGTTTTATTGTCAGTAGGGTGTTGTGAAGTGAAACTGCACCAACGGCTCTGCTTGCCGAAGATGTCTATCGGTTCGGTGCGTCCATCGGCATCCAACAGGTTGCCCGGTGTGATAATATTGTCGAATCGGATCGCCATACCGCTGTAGAACCTGCCGTCTGCCCCGGGTTCACCGCGCCGCAGATCCAAAACGACCTCGCGCGCGTTCGGACGCAACGTCAACGCCACGGAAATCTGCATAGTCCCCGCTGTGGGTGGATGAACGGTTATCTCCCGTTGCTCGGTGAGATGCGTTGTGCCTTGCCAATCTATCCACGCGTTCTCTGTCGTTAAATTCGCGCTGTCGGTATCTGCACTTTGTGAGACAATCCGCTGATGGACGATTTTGCCGAAGCCGCTTGGGTCGCTACCGGGTGTGGGTTGTTCCCAAAAATTGACCTCGTTAACCTTTTTCCACGCCACCCATAGCCCCTGATGGTGAACATGATCCCCCGGCTCGTTCATCGTGAGCGGTGGCGCCCCGGGTAGGTTCAACGGATGGCAAAAGGGACGGTTGCCGTCCTCAGGAAAATGGTAGCCTAAGACCTGTTGTCCGTCCCAAGAAACTGTTAAACTGTTTTGTGTCTGTGAAAGTGAAAACATCTTTTAATTATACCTTGCGGAGAAATCAAGTGGCTCGGGCTTTGAAGCTTTTCACTCAAGACCCGTCCTCCATTACATTACGGACTTAGTGTTTTGGATCAAGTGAACAATCGCAAAGTGAGCTTCCTATGAAAATAGGATATGGCTATCCCCCGAAAAAACGTTCGTAATCGTCGTGATGCCCTATCCAAAACCATGTGACCGTGTTGTCTTTCAGAATACCAACAGCACGATAACTTCTAGTGATTCTTACAGCCCAAATATCTTCCTCGTTATTAATGCACTTAAAACGTAAAGAATTATGAAAGGGATTGGAAATCCACAATCGATAAGCCTTTTTGACTTGATCTCTAAGCGTTTGATCAAGAGTGCGATAAGCTGCCCAAAATGAAGGTAACGTTGCCGATTTCATAACCGATCCAAATCCATTGGTTCGGCTTTTCCTTCGGCGATTTCCTGTTTTGCCTGACGAGCAGCTGCGACGAGTTGCTCTTGCGTCCTGTTGAAGGAAACTTCCCAACGAAGTTCATCCTCTAACTCAGCAATATACTCACGCAAATGCTCTACAATTTGATTTTGCAAGGCTTCAGGCAGTGTCTCCATCATTCGGGTAATCGTAGCAATAGCATTAGAAGCCATCCTTGGATCCTCCCAGTCCTAATTAAGGTAAGGATTCACAACTTCGCGTTCAATAGCCAAACCCTCCCATTCGTCATCACCCGGTCCGTCATAGATGAGGGTATGAGGTCCAGCAAAACCGGCTTTCTGGGCGAGATCAAGGCATTGGACGTAATCTTCTTTGTCTATTTCACGCGGTGCTGCGAAATGTGCTTTGGTATGGCACGACTCTGCCCAGGCGGCAATCGCGGCGAGATCCTCATATTTTGTATCGCCACGCCAGTTCCCGAAATCAAGACAGAGTCCCACCTTACCGTCTAAGCCACCTAAAATGGTGTTGACGTTTTCAGGTGTAGAGAAGATGGAGAACCAGTTCTCGCTCATCAAACGGATACCTGCGGTGTCAGCCCGTTCGGTGAGTTGCGCGAGGACATCTCGGCTCTGTGCCACGGTTTCTGGAGACGGATCCGCTTTACCACCAATGACGCGTGCGCACGTCGCACCGAGTTCGCCAGCAATATCAATCCATTTCTCAATCCAGGCGATGTCGCGCGCTGCGTCAGATGGGTGGGTGATGTCGCCATCGTCAATTAGTAGAGAGAAAAGTTCAACGTCCGCACCTGCGAGCGCGGCGCGGAGTTCAGCGAGGTAGGTTTTCTCGACAGAAGGCAGATGGAAATGACAAATCTCTAAGGTGTTAATGCCGAATTCGGCGACACGTGCGGGTAATTCCAAGAGTGGAATAGGTCCCTTATTGTGGGTTTCAACTGGGATTTGCAGGTCGTGCGCGGGTCCGGTGAATCCCGGTTTTCCGAGTTGTCTATGCAAACTCCACGTTGAGACTGAGAGTCGAGGTGTTGACATAGTTTTGCTTCTCCAAAGTTTTCGATAAAGTTTCGAAATTTTTCAACCTTTTTTCAAAACAACAATTCGATTGCTGTTTGTACCCTTCCTGTTATTGGAGATCCCCCAGCAATTCGCTGTTTTCGTGAAATGCTGGGCGTTAATCATGAGTATTTCAGGCACAAATCCTACATCAAGCGATGCTTTGACGACGGCATTTTCTAAAAAGACTGTTCCTTTACGAACCTCTCCAACCTCAAACGCTATCCGTCCCCCGTGTTTTAAAATCCGATGGAGCTCTGCTAAGACATCTGTCATCCGAGCAACCCAATCTTCCAGCGATTTCAGTTGCCAAATTTTGCCTTGTTCGATCTCTATACCACAAAACCACATTCGTAACCAGTTATCTTGCATATAATCAATCGTATCAAGGAAGGGCGGTGAAGTGACAACCAAGTCAACCAATTCATCTGTAATCTGGGGGGTACTATCGGCAGATTCGGTCAGAAGTATAGCGTCATCCCTCTGAAAATGGCTTGGCAGGCTATGCCGCAATAATTGCTTAGATTTTCGAAGTATGAGTTCCTTTGTGTTCCGATATTCGGGGATCTGATTCCGTTTCTCATTGATTTTCTGTTGTGCCACAATTGAGGTTGCCAGATTCGGCGGAAGGGTGAAAACCGAAAAAAAACCAGCAGAATGTCCTGTCAAACGGCTACACGCGACCATTTGCAACCACGCATCTACAGGATCAAAGTCTTCCTGTTGGAAATACGTCCGCCAGCCGTAAATCTCTCGGAGCGTATCCTTGTGAAAAAACACGAGTAGTTCTGTGTCAATTTCCGCATCAGTGGAGAGATGAATTTCCTGTAATCGCGCTTCAATCTGTTCCAATGTTGGTGGGTTCAGACGCGGTGCGGTGAGATTTTTCGCCAACGGATTGATATCATTACCGATGACGCGATGTCCATGCAGTTGCGCTTCTATCAGCGTTGTCCCGCGCCCCATAAACGGATCGTAAACGACAGCCTCTGTTTTGCAAAACTCCTTGATGAAATACTCGGGTAACTGCGGTTTGTAACACGCGCGATATGATATCTCGTGCAGGGAATGCCCAGCGCGCTGTTTCGATGTCCAAAATTCGTCTACACGGGTAGGAAGGTGAACTGTGTAATCGTTGGGTCTATTGAAATCAACAGCTAATTGCATTGCCATGAAGATATTCCCTTTCGCAAGAAAATCGTGGACTAAAATGTTTTACTGTAATGATCCTCATCTGCCAAGATCTTGTGACTCACAGAAACTTCAAGCCTGACATTCACAGCCGTTGTCGGTTCAAGAAAATCTAACCGAATTGTATCAATTGTAACGAAATCCTCGTCGTCTTGCTTGGAATAAAGCACCGTTAAAAGAAGGTGGTAAATAGGCTCAGAGAATTGGGCGCGGAGCTTCTTGGATGAAGAAGCTAGCACACGTCGGTTGGAATCCTTTTCGTTCCAATCACGCGTCGCTTTCATTTCAAGTGGCATTTGAAGCCTCGGCGTATCCTGAATCAGTATTTGATCCGGGTAACCGCTACCACGACATTTAGAAATTGAAAAATCCGAGAGATTGCTATTAAGTTTGGGAACGATATATTTCTCTATTTCATTTCCAATTTTTTGGTTTGAGGCTCCAGGGGGTACAGGACAAACAGAACCTTTCACTGAGGACCCCGAAACAGCGTTTTCAAATGCAGATACGATTATATTACGTAATTCCTGAGGCCATTGATGAATCAGCTCACACTCTTGTTGACCCGCCTCTGAAATATCATTTTCAAATATCGTCGCAACCGGATCATGTAATTCCTGAGAGTATTGATCTCCAGGTTGATTGGACTGTTGCTCTTCCCAATTTAGCAAATCTCTGAAAAAATCCCTGAGGTTTGCCATAAAATTCTCCTCCGAACTTAGTATTCCCCAACTCCAGTCCTTACTTCTTATTGTCATGGAAGGATCATAGATTCTGACAAATCCACGCGACGACTTTTTCGACCATGATAGGAGTGCCATCCTCAGAAAAGACGTGGTCCACGCCTGGCAGTTCGAGAAGTTCTGTATCTTCGTTTGCGTACTGTAGGATGTCGTGGCTATCTTCAGGTGGAACGATATCGTCCTCTGTGCCGTGAACCAACAGCCACGGAACCGCAAATTTACTTGCGCTTTTTGCGACACTGTCAATCGTTGCCATGTCATCCACATACGCCTGTGAGAGCGGACAATCCGGTTCATCCCACATAAAACCCTCATCGGGTGTGGCATCACCGAATTCACGTTCCGCAAACGCTTTCGTGTGGACCATCCCCGCGAGGGAGACGAGTACCTGTATGCGCTCATCGGCAGCAGCACGCAGTACGCCAACCGCACCGCCCATACTATGTCCGACATAGCAGACGTTATACCCACCAAGCGCGTCAATGACGCTTCCGAGGTCTGCTACCTCTTTTGTGATAGTGGAATCCGTAAATGCACCTTCCGATCCACCGTTGCCGGAGAAGGAGAAGCGCAACGCAGAGATGCCAGCGGCAGCGAGCCCCTCTGCTAAAGCGACGAGTGCGGGTCTGTCCTTGTTGCCGGTGACGCCGTGTCCGATCACCACAATTCTGTCGCCTTCGCCTTCGTGGAAGGTATAATCAAGGCGTTCACCGTGTCCGTTTCTAATTTCACCAAACATAAGTTTTTTAGGTTCCAAAATTGGAGATGCGAGGCACGAATGCCTCGCAACACCTGTAGTCAGATAACTTACGCACCATGCCCATTGCCCTTCAAGGCATCAACAACCTTCTCTGGCTTGATTGGCAATTCGGTAATCCGCACACCGATGGCATCTTTGACGGCGTTCGCCATCGTTGCCAATGTTGGCGTGATAGGCGGTTCACCAACACCTTTAGCACCGTAAGGACCGTTGGGGGCAGGCACTTCAACAATGACCGACTCGACTGTTGGGAGATCTGCCGAAGTTGGGACGCGGTAATCGACAAAACCGGGATTGACGTTACCGTTTTCGCCGTACTGCATCTCTTCCATCATTGCCCAAGCATAACCTTGCACCGTGCCACCTTCGATTTGCCCTTCAACAGCCATCGGATTGATGGCGTAACCGACATCCTGCGAAGCGACAAGTTTGAGGACTCTCGTTCTACCTGTGTCCGGGTCTACTTCGACTTTCGCAATCTGCGCTGCGAGTGCGGGTGTGCTCGGCTGCCGTGCGAAGGAACCTTTTCCAACGATAGGACCACCGGTTGTAGATAAACTATACGCCGCAAGTTCACCTAACGAAATGGATTTCGGCGGATCTGCGGACACAACATGGACCTCTCCATCTTTGAGTTCAAGGTTGTCCACATTCATATTGAGACGCTCTGAGGCGAGTTCAAGAATCCGTCGATGCGCATCTTCAGCCGCCAATTTTGCGGTGTTGCCCATTGTGAAGGTAACAACACTTCCACCGGAACCGGTAGAGTACGGAGCTGAATCTGTATCACCGCGTCGAATTGTGACGCTTTCATACGGCACTGTCAGGATTTCGGCGATAATCTGTGAAATCGCGGTATCCGTTCCAGTGATGTCCATAGATCCATGGAAGATACGGGCACTCCCGTCTTCATGGACAGAAACATAAACGCCGCCCGGTCCACAGCCGTTCGTCCAATCACCAACAGCGACCCCCCATCCTTGGTTCTCACCGGCTTCCCGATCCCACCATCCAGCGGCATCGGCGACGGCTTCCAACGTCTCTTTGTAACCGACTTTCGGTTCCTCGGCACCTGCGGGGACAGGGTCACCTTCTTCGCGCATATTCATCAGACGGAATTTAACGGGATCCATGCCGATACGTTCCGCAATTTCGTCGAGTTGGGATTCACCTGCGAAGATTGCCTGTGGCGCCCCGGGTGCTCTGTAAGCAGCGGTACCAGATTTGTTGGTGTGAACACCATAAGCGTCTACCTTGAGGTTCGGAATTTTGTAGACCCCGCGCACTCGAATCGTGCTACCGATCGATGCGCCGGAGACGGAACCGGAATCCCAAAAAGCGAGTGCTTCCCGCGCAACGAGGCGACCGTCGTTCGTGGCACCTGTCTTGATTTTAATAACACATCCGGGTGCGGGTCTCCCATCAATGAATTCCTCTTCACGCGTCATCTGAACACGGACCGGACGCCCCGTTTTCTGCGAAAGCAGCACGGCTGGAACGTGCGTAATAATCACACCGAAACGTCCACCAAAACCACCGCCCATTGTTGTGCCGATGACATTAATTTGCGTCAACGGAATACCGAGTGTCCCAGCGATGCCGGAACGGATAGCGAACGGACCTTGCGTGGATGCCCAGACGGTGATTTTGCCGGATGAGTCTGCACTGGCGACAGAGACGTGTGGCTCCATATAGGTTTGATGGACCCTCGGAATCACATAGGTATCCTCAACAACCACATCAGACTCAGCGAATCCCTTCTCAACATCACCGGCGTCGGAGTGACTTTCGGCGGAGATGTTATAGTAAACTTCATCAGGGTAATTCTCTAATTCAGCCTCAAGTTTACTGATCGCGTCGCTGTGATCGTTCTCCTTATCGCGAGAGAGTCTTCGGATCTGGGTGCTGATTTCCCGTCGATTGGGACCATCCTTTGTTGTATCACCGTGCAAGCGTGGTGCTGATGGTTGAATCGCTTCCATAACATCTTGTACAACCGGTAGCACTTCATATTCAATCTTAACGAGTTCAGCAGCTTCCTCGGCGATATCGGGATCGGTTGCTGCAACAGCAGCAAGCGGTTCACCCAAGTAAAGCACTTTATCCGTCGCGAAAACCCGTCGACCGCTCGGCACGTCGTCTTGCGTAATAATTGCCCTGACCCCGGGAAGTTTTTCGGCTTCGCTGGTGTCGATGCTGAGTATGTTGGCGTGGGCATGTTTACTGCGGACAATCTTGCCGTAGAGCATACCCGGTGGATGAACATCTGCGCCGTATTGGGCGGCACCGGTTACCTTCTCAACAGCATCAACGCGTGCAACCGTTCGCCCGACAACAGTATATTCTGACATCTCATTCTCCTCTCTTGATGGCTGTCGACTGTCAGCTATAGTCCTCAGCAAAGAGATCTCTGGTGAACTCTTACTGCGAGGCAGTTCTCTTGCTGACTGCGACGCAAGCCGCGTGTGGGCTTGCGGGACAATGCTGACTGCTGACTGCTGATAATTTATTATGCACTTGCAATGAGCTGCTGGAGTTTACCGCGTCCGATGGCAGTATTGCATTTTTTACAGACTTTCACGGTATCCTCGCCGACTTCTCGATCATAAAGGACTTTCACACCGGTGCGTTCACAAATCGGGCAGGTTCCTCTGCCGTTGTTATATTCACCGTTGTGGACTGTCCCGTTTACATCTACGTAAAGGTGTCTTATGCCTTTTCCACGATGAGTTTTTGCCATGTTTTCTCCTATTAATCCGTTAACAGTTCTCAGTTAAAGAGGGGTCTTGTGACAGTAAAGGATGCTGAAATCGCCACAAGATCTCAACTGATAACCGACAACGTTTATGCAGATGTTTGGACTTCTTCCGCTGCTTTCAGAATTGCTTCAAGAATTTTTGTGTATCCGGTGCAACGACAGATATTTCCGCCGAGTGCATGCCTGAACTCTTCTTCGGTCCTGTTCGGATTCTCGTCTAAGAGTGCCTTCGATGCCATGATGAAACCGGGGGTACAGAAACCACACTGATAACCGCCTGTGTTAATAAACGCCTGTTGAACAGGATGGAGCTCACCGTCGCTGGCTAACCCCTCAATGGTGGTAATCTCTTTTTCAGAAGCGGTGACACCGAGCACCATGCAGGATGTAACGGCTTTACCCTCAACGATAACGGTGCAGGCACCGCAATCGCCTGTGCTACATCCCTCTTTGGTTCCCGTCAAACCGATTGTATCGCGAAGCACAGCCAACAGCGTTTTGCGCGGTTCAATGAGTAAATCGTATTCATCCCCGTTAACCGTTAGACTGACAGGATGTTTTGCCATATTTTTTCTCCTTTTTTAATCTTACCTTGCGGAGGAATAACGTACGTTTCAATTCTGACGTGCGTTCCTCAAACCCGCCCTCCGCTACGCTTACGGGCTACGGGTTTGAAACTAACGAAAACCTCTTAACCGACTGCCGACTGCTAATTGCTATTTTACCTCGCGGTTTTGCGGTTAAACAACGTAGGTTTATGCTCTCGCGACCGCCTCTTGTAGGGTTCGTCTCGTAAGTACATCGACCATTTCTCTACGATGTTCTGCGGAACATCGTAAATCGGATATCGGACTGGCGGCGGCGGCAGCGGCTTCACCGGCTTGTTCCAGAAGTTCCGCTGTAAGTTCGTTTCCTCTCAGGAGATTCTCTGCTTCCGTCGCACGAATCGGCGTAGGCGCGACCGCTGCGAGTCCGATTCGGGCATCTGTGATCGTTCCATTCTCCAGATTGACGGCAGCGGCAACACCGATGAATGCCAGATCCATTACTTCGCGGATTTTATGCTTGATGTAGTGGGAGCCAGACGCAGGACTGGGTAGACGAAAGCGCGTGATAATCTCACCGGGTGTCAAGACGGTCTGTCCGGGTCCTGTGAAAAGTTCGTCAATGGACACACTCCGCTCCCCATCCGCACTTGCGATGTCAACCTGTGCGTCAGCGACAAGCAAACCGGCAACTGTGTCCGCCGCAGGGGAAGCATGCGCAATGTTTCCACCGATCGTTGCGAGATTGCGAATCTGGATAGATCCGATTTCCGAGGCACCTTCTGCCAAGGCAGTGTGATGTTTCTGAACATCCGCTGATAACTCGACCGCACGGACTTTCGTCGTTGCACCGATGCTAATGCTGTCACCCTCTGTCGTAATGCCTTCCAATCCCGGAATTTTCTGCAAGCTAATCACGGATTGCGGCGTTTCGGTGAGTGCCTTCATACCGATAACAAGATCCGTCCCGCCAGCAAGGAGCTGCGCGTGCTCCTGAGCGAATAGCCGTGATGCCTCCGCGAGGGTGGTCGGTTCAAAAAACTCAAAACCTTTCAAATTCAATCCTCCATTTTTAATTATTCCTTGCGGTTCGATGAAGTGGTTTGTGCATGAACGTCCCTCTCCGTATATCCGTCCTCCTAGCGCAAGCCTCTATAGGAAACCTGCGGGACAATGTTACGGACTACGTTTGCGAGGCTAATAATCCACCGCCCCTTAAGATATGTATATGCTTCCGCACACCCAACGACACCCTTTAAAGGATACCCGATTGAAGGGTACTTTGTCAACCTTAAATTCGCTGAACGCTCCTTTACGGGATGTGCCAACCCGGTATCGGTTCGGCGCGGAGTCCTTCCAATTCATAAAGTTCTTCTACGCTAACCTCGCGACCGAGTTTCGCTGACAAGAGTGCCCCACTCATAATCTCCGTAACCTTCAGACCGATGTCTCCGTTGCTGACGGGTTGCGCATCGCTGTTACAGGCGTCAAGGAAATCACGGAACTTATCGGGGAACGACCTCTCTGGCAGTTCCAACGGCGTTTCGACAAGGTTGCCTTGATAGCGTCTGCGATTGCCCTGATCATCGGTATCCCACTCACCTTTTTCAAGGAAGAGTTTATCATTGCTAAACGAACCTTTGGATCCGAAAATGAAGATGCCCTGTGGTTGTCCTGCCATATTACTCGACCAACCGTTTTCGTATGTAAAGGACATCCCGTTCGTAAACCGGACGAACACAGAAGCGTGTTCTTCGACATCGTTTATCTCGTCGCCTGTGTATTCAGGAAGCATCCCACGATAAGCAATGCCACTAATTGTAGCGGGCTGCGGTGAACCGAGAAGATAGATAGAACGATTGATGAGGTAGACACCTGTGTCATAAATGGTGCCGCCACCGCTGTAAACGGAATGGAGGAACCATCTGCCGTAACCGAACATATCTACATTCGGTCTGCCGCGGACACGGTAACTGGTGAGTCTGCCGTAATAGACGGCACCGAGTTTCCCAGAGGTGATATAGTCTCGAATGGCGTAACTCGTCGGATCCGTGCACGTGCCGCCGCTCTGATATGCGAGCTTAACACCCGCAGCGTCACAAGCATCCCGCATATTTCTCGCCTCTGTTGCGGTGCGCGCCATCGGTTTCTCGCAGAAGACGTGCTTTCCAGCCTGTGCCGCTGCGACTGTGGCAGGCTCATGGACAAACGGCGGTAGGGCAAGGCTGACGGCGTCTAAATCACACTCCCTCAACATCTCGTTGTAGTCGCTACAGATTTTGACACCGTTGTCACCGTAGGCTGACCAGAGTGCAGCGTCCGCCTCCAATTGCTCGCGTGCTTCCGCTGTATCCGCCTTTTCTGCGTCGGCTTTTGCGGCTTCCGCGCGCGAGGCTGCACCGGAAAGGACTTCTGCATGTCGTCGCTTTACATTCGCCTCCACCGTATCGCAAACAGCAACGATTTCGGCGTGCTGTGGATGGTCAAGATACCCGTTGACGTGTGAACCGGCTACCATACCGCATCCAATAATCCCGATCTTAATCCGTTTTGACATTATGATACTCCTTTCCAGGGCAAAATTGCCTAAAGTTCATGCAATCTTTATGCCTACAGTGAACCGGAAGGTGAGCTCCCCGCGCCGACCTTGACGTGTGTATCCGCCAACTGCGTTTCTACATGCGCGATGCACTCTTGAAGGTTCTTAAACGGGGAACTCGGATACGATTCTATACTAAAATTCAGGTCGTTTTCACCGAAGGTTACCATATCCACACCGGGTTTGGCGAATTTACTGACGTTAATTACGGCATCAACAGATTCGATCTGTAAGATGAGAATGCCGGTATTGTTCCACCACTCGGCGTATTCAAGGCGGTCCAAGCCCTGTTTTATGCCGTAAGCACCGCTGGGACCCCAACTCCGTTTTCCCATCTGAGGATAGTAGAAAAAATCAATTGCTTCGTCCACCGTTTCAACGCTCTCGACCTGCGGCACGACAATCGCCTGGGGACCGAGATCTAACAGATTGCCGATGAGATACGCGTTGCGCGTGTGTTTGATGCGAAGCTGCACACCTACATCGAATTCGCTCGCCATGGCACAATATTCAACGAGTTTGTCTTCATTTGCGGCACCGTGCTGATGGTCGGTACTGATTAAATCGTAGTCACCTTGACCGAGAACCGCTTCCATCTCGTCGCGGGTGCAACCGAAGGGGACACCGGATGCGATGTTAATCGCTTCTTTATTCTGGATGCGTTGTTTTAAGGACACTGGGAGGATCTCCTTGGAACTCAACTAAATTGTGAGGTTTATTATAGGGGTTTTGAGATTTTTGTCAAGCGTTTTTGAAATCACAAAGCTCTCTGGATTTCCTCAAAGAAATATGAAATTTAGAGAAGACCACAAATTTAATGGTTCTGTGAAATGCGAAACCTTGAAAATTTTGCTGAATTCTGCTAATCTGTATTCTTAGCAATAGGAGGAATCTGTCAATGAGACCCATACTAATTTATGCAGTGTTAGGAATGGTGTTGTTGCTCAGTAGTTTTCCGTTCGTCAGTAATGGATGGACGGTCGAAAGCGATGTCATCTCCTTCATTTTCAGAGACAATGGCAACTCTGACCTGTACCTCATGGATATTCGAGGGGAGGTGTTCCGCCATATCACATTCAGAACGGTAAATATATATGGCCATACTTGGTCGCCTGATGGTGGATCTTTTGCTTACGTATCCAGAAAGAACGGAGACCTTGAGATTTATGTAATGGACGTTAAAAGGAAAAAACACCGTCGATTGACACACCATTTTGGCAGAGATTCAGAGCCTGCTTGGTCTCCGAATGGCAAATGGATTACATTCATCTCGGATCGTGCTGGAGATACGGACATCTATAGAATGGACGCGAATGGAAAGAATGTGAAGAAACTGACGAACCAAGGGGAGTGCAACAAACCTACATGGTCCCCAGATAGTCAATCAATTGCCTTTACTTCGTCTTCGGAAGGGGAATACTTTATGTATGTGATGGGTGCCGATGGCAAAAGATTAAGACGACTGGTGGGGGGTATGTCTATCCCTGGATGCTCGTGGTCGCCGGACGGCAAACAAATTGCATTTATCTCCCGTGGTGCTGAAAGGGGAATGGATATTTTCAGCATTGACATAGATGGGAAAAACTTGCGTCAACTCACCTGGTTGGACCAAGGCGCATTCATTTTTAGGAGCCCTGCATGGTCGCCGAGTGGAAAATGGATCGCCTATGTTTTGTCGGAACTGATAGGCCCCTTAAAACCCGTTCTCCTTCCTGAAGATTTTGAGAAAGGTTTTGAGACTCCAGTCGTCTGCGTTGTAAATACAGTAGATGGTGGGGTTGGGAAACCGATTGAGGCGACGAGGGAATTAGGGGCTAGCGGGTCTATGAACTGGGTGCCGGAGGAGTTTTTTTTTTGTTTCTCCAAGTTCGGAGAAGCAGACAACACTCTGGGGGAGACTTAAGCAGATGGAAGATGCTCCTAAGTAGTTGTCAGATTACAAGAGGGAGGTGTTGGCATGGAACGCACGCGAAGTTACGTAGTATTAAGGACGGTGCTGTTGCTAAGTGCATGTTTGCTGTTCATAGCTAGCTGGGCAGACGCTGCCAAAAGCGATTGGATCTCCTTCGCTTCCAATCGAACAGGAAACTTTGATATCTACGTCATGAATACCAATGGTGAGAATCTTCGTAACTTGACAAACCATCCGGCACGTGAATGGGAACCCGCGTGGTCGCCTGATGGACGTTTCTTGGCTTATGTCTCCAACCGAGATGGA
This Candidatus Poribacteria bacterium DNA region includes the following protein-coding sequences:
- a CDS encoding Gfo/Idh/MocA family oxidoreductase — its product is MSKRIKIGIIGCGMVAGSHVNGYLDHPQHAEIVAVCDTVEANVKRRHAEVLSGAASRAEAAKADAEKADTAEAREQLEADAALWSAYGDNGVKICSDYNEMLRECDLDAVSLALPPFVHEPATVAAAQAGKHVFCEKPMARTATEARNMRDACDAAGVKLAYQSGGTCTDPTSYAIRDYITSGKLGAVYYGRLTSYRVRGRPNVDMFGYGRWFLHSVYSGGGTIYDTGVYLINRSIYLLGSPQPATISGIAYRGMLPEYTGDEINDVEEHASVFVRFTNGMSFTYENGWSSNMAGQPQGIFIFGSKGSFSNDKLFLEKGEWDTDDQGNRRRYQGNLVETPLELPERSFPDKFRDFLDACNSDAQPVSNGDIGLKVTEIMSGALLSAKLGREVSVEELYELEGLRAEPIPGWHIP